Part of the Chloroflexota bacterium genome is shown below.
GCGACGCTCCAGTCTCACCGGACGACGGCTGTTCCCGGTCTCCGTCGCGCAGCGACGGAATGACTGTAGGCGGGGACTTCAGTCCCCGACGAGGTCGCAGGACGTGCTCGTCATGCAATCGCCCTGAGGGCAGCGCCAGGACGATTGCATGTTGATGTCGTCGTGCCGCCGCGTCGGGGCTTGAAACCCCCGACCGCCCGTTCCATGATGCTTCGGGGACACCAATGAACATGCAATCGCCCTGCGTCCACACGCCAGCCTGGGTATCTCCACTGCCCGTTCAGTGCACAGACGCGCACAAGGGAGCGGTCAGCCGCACCGCGGACGCCTGACAACCCACCATCGCGACCACTCTTCCCGTGCTATCCTTCGTAGGGCGAAATACCTGTAGGGCGAACGACCGGCCGCGGCGGCTGGTGCGCGTTCGGGGGCGTGAGGGGTACGGTGAGCGTCGGCGTGGGACATCCTGGCACGGTCGGCCTGGGGGGCGGCGATGGCGACGTGCGTGCTGAGGACGCCGCCGCGCTGCTGATCGAGCTGATGCCCCGGTTGATCCGCACCACCATCGACGCCATGCGCGCCGCGCCCCATGCTGACGGCATGACACTGGCCCAGTTCAAGGTACTCAGCCGGCTCAACGAGCGTGACTACCGGTGCGGTGAGCTGGCCGACTTACTGGAAGTGGGCGGCGCAACGCTGACCGTGACCGCTGACACGCTCGAGCGGCGCGGCCTGATCGAGCGGGTGCGCGGCCTCCCCGACGACCGACGGGCCGTGGTGCTGCGGCTGACGCCGGACGGGCAGGCCGTCTACCAGGCCCTGAAGGCCGAGGCGGTGGGCGGCATCGCGGCGCTGCTGGCCCGCAGCGATCCGGACGAGCGGGCGGCATTGGTGGACGGGCTGCGGGCGCTCCAGCGCGGTCTGGAGTCTGCCTGATGCTGCGGCTGTCTGACGGTGTTGCCTGATGGAGATGACAAGACGCGCGTGGTGGGGGTGGTAAGCGGATGACGACATCGACGAGTGGCCCATCGGCCACGCCCGACGCGCAAGCAGCCCCGGAGACGCCGACTCTGGCTGGCGACGGCCCTGCCGAGGCCTCGGCGCCGGCCAGCAGCGGCCCGACCGACTCGGCGGCTCCTGCTGGCGACGCACCGACGCTCACGGCTTCTGCGCCAGTGGCTGTTTCAGGTGACGGCGCACCGGCCCACGCAACCGCCGCGCCATCACAGACTGCGCCCGCGCCTGCTGCCAACGGTCACACCCGCCCCGCTCCCGCAGCCGTCACGGTCCACGAGCCTGTCAGGCGCTCTGGCTCCAGGCGCAAGCGGCTCCTGCTGCTCTTCCCCATCGTCCTGGTCATCCTGGTGGTCGGCGGCGTCCTTGGCTACCGCTACTGGTACGACGCGACCTACTTCATCTCGACGGACAACGCCTCGGTCACGGGCGACCTGGTGCAGGTCGGCTCGCTGAACGCCGGGCGGATCGTCACGGCGAAGGTGGACGTCGGGCGGACGGTCCAGGCCGGCCAGGAGATCGCCGTCGTGGCGATGCCGCAGGATATCGGCACCACGGCCCAGGGGACGGGGCCGAAGCTCGGCGTGACCGGCACCACCGACTCGCTGGTCTCGGTCTATGCGCCGCTGACGGGCATCGTGGCGGCGCGCATGGGGTACGTCGGCGGCACGGTGGCGGCCGGCCAGCCGATCTACGCGCTGATCGATCCGGCCCAGGTCTGGGTCAAGGCGAACGTCGAGGAGTCGAGCGCCTGGAAGCTGGCGCTCGGGCAGGCCGTGGATATCCACGTCGACGCCCTCAACCGCGACTTCGCCGGGCGCGTCGAAGCGATCACGCCAGCCAGCGCGGCGACGTTCTCGCTGCTCCCCTCGAACAACGCCTCCGGCAACTTCACCAAGGTGACGCAGTACGTCCCGGTGAAGATCGCCGTGGACGCCGGCGGCACCGTCCTGCCGCTCGGCACGTCCGTCGAGGTCCGCATCCACGTGCGGGAGCCGGCCAGCAGCTTCCCGCTCCCCTGGCAGCCGTAGACGCATGGCGACCCTCGCACAGCCCATCGGCGGCGCTGGCGCTCGGCACGCCTTCCTGGCCCGTCTGGCCGCGATCCCCTACCACTGGCAGGCGCTCATCGTCATCGTGCTCGGCTCGTTCATGGTCGTGCTCGACACGACCATCGTCAACGTGGCGCTGCCGCGCATCATCCAGGTCTTCCAGAGCGATGTGAACGAAGGCCAGCTGGTGCTGACGGGGTACATGCTGGCGCTGGCCGTGGTGATGCCAGCGACCGGCTACCTCTCGGACACGTTCGGGGCCAAGCGCACCTACATGGCGACGGTCATCCTGTTCACGCTCGGCTCGGCGCTGTGTGGCCTCGCGCCGAACATCGAGGGGCTGATCGTCTTCCGGGTGATCCAGGGCCTCGGCGGCGGCATGCTGATGCCGCTGGGGATGAGCATCCTGTTCCAGGTGGCCCCGGCCAACCAGCGCGGCACCATCATGGGCGTCTTCGGGCTGCCGCTGCTGATCGCGCCGGTCATCGGCCCGACGCTCGGCGGCTACCTCGTCGAGTACGTGGACTGGCGGCCGATCTTCACCCTCAACGTGCCCATCGGGGCGCTGGCGGTGCTGGCCGGCATGGTCATCCTCCGCGAGACGCCGACCCGCGCCGGCACCCGCTTCGACTACGTCGGATTCATCCTCTCGTCCATCGCGTTCGCCTCGGCGATGCTCGCCCTGGAGCGCGTCCCCGACGATGGCTGGACCGACCCGTACGTCGTGACGCTCCTGCTGACGGCGGCAGCAGCCTTCCCCTGCTGGATCGTGGTGGAGCTGGCGCAGGAGCAGCCGCTGCTCGACCTGACCGTGCTCAAGGACCGCACGTTCTTCGTGGCGACGCTCGTCAACTTCGTGGCGACCATCGCCATGTACTCGTCGCTGCTGCTGCTGCCGCTGTTCTTGCAGAACGTGCGCGGGCTGGGGGCGTTGGAGACGGGCCTGCTGCTGCTGCCCCAGGCGCTGGCCGCCGCCGTGATGATGCCGATCTCCGGCAAGCTGCTGGACCGCTTCGGCCCGAAGCTGGTGGTCATCCCGGGCCTGCTGCTGCTGGCCTTCGCGACGTGGCTGCTGACCGATCTGGATGTCGGCACGCCGGACAGCACGATCCGCTGGATTCTGCTGATGCGCGGCCTCGCGATGGGCCTGATGATGATGCCCGTCACGACCGTCTCGATGGACACGATCCCGCCGCACCAGATCTCGCGGGCCAGCGCGCTCTCGAACGTGCTGCGGCAGTTGTTCGGGGCGTTCAGCACCGGCATCTTCGCCACGATTCTGCTCAACCGGCAGCAGTTCCACCAGGCGCTGCTGGCGCAGAACGTGAACGCGACCAACGTGGCGGCGGTCGGGCTGCTGAACGCGGTCCAGACGGCGATGCTGGAGCGGGGCCTCTCGCTGGCGGCGGCGCAGGCGGCCGGGCTGTCGGCGCTGATCAAGCAGGTGGCCGTCCTTGCGACGATCCAGAGCTTCGACGACTGCTTCTACCTGGCGACGCTCGTGTCGCTGTGCGGGCTGCTGCCGGCGCTCTGGCTGAAGCGCGGCAAGAAGCCGATGGCCGGCGGCGGCCACGCGAAGGACGCCGTCATCCTGGACTGACCCCCCTGGGAGCGCGACGCTCCCAGCGAGGTTGCCGGCCTCCGAGGCACTCACTGTGCGATCCTATCGGTGCCAGGATCCTCAGGGTCGACGTTCGGGAGTGACACCTCATGCCGGCTGGCACGTCGTTCTTCAACCTCTACCGTCATGATCTCGTCCGCGTCGCGGTCGCGATCCCCGAGGTGCGGGTCGCAGACCCGGCCTTCAACGCCGCGCGGACCGTCGAGTTCATGCGGAAGGCCGCCGACGAGCGGGCTGTCGTCGTCCTGTTCCCCGAGCTGGGGATCTCCGCCTACTCCTGCGACGACCTCTTCCACCAGCGGGCGCTGCTCGACGGCTGCCTGGACGGGCTCGCCAGCGTCGTCGAGGCCTCGCGCGAGCTTCAGCTTGTCGCGGTAGTCGGTCTGCCGCTCCACCTCGGGCACCTGCTGTTCAACTGCGCCGCCGTCGTCTCGCGCGGGCGGATCCTCGGCATCGTCCCGAAGATGTACCTCCCGAACTACCGTGAGTTCTACGAGGCCCGCCAGTTCGTGGCCGGCGAGGCGGCGACCTTCGACACCGTCGATCTGCTCGGACAGCAGGACATCCCGTTCGGCAGCCGCGTCCTCTTCCAGTGCGAGGAGCAGCCGCTGCTCAACATCCACGTCGAGATCT
Proteins encoded:
- a CDS encoding efflux RND transporter periplasmic adaptor subunit; its protein translation is MTTSTSGPSATPDAQAAPETPTLAGDGPAEASAPASSGPTDSAAPAGDAPTLTASAPVAVSGDGAPAHATAAPSQTAPAPAANGHTRPAPAAVTVHEPVRRSGSRRKRLLLLFPIVLVILVVGGVLGYRYWYDATYFISTDNASVTGDLVQVGSLNAGRIVTAKVDVGRTVQAGQEIAVVAMPQDIGTTAQGTGPKLGVTGTTDSLVSVYAPLTGIVAARMGYVGGTVAAGQPIYALIDPAQVWVKANVEESSAWKLALGQAVDIHVDALNRDFAGRVEAITPASAATFSLLPSNNASGNFTKVTQYVPVKIAVDAGGTVLPLGTSVEVRIHVREPASSFPLPWQP
- a CDS encoding MarR family transcriptional regulator — encoded protein: MSVGVGHPGTVGLGGGDGDVRAEDAAALLIELMPRLIRTTIDAMRAAPHADGMTLAQFKVLSRLNERDYRCGELADLLEVGGATLTVTADTLERRGLIERVRGLPDDRRAVVLRLTPDGQAVYQALKAEAVGGIAALLARSDPDERAALVDGLRALQRGLESA
- a CDS encoding DHA2 family efflux MFS transporter permease subunit — protein: MATLAQPIGGAGARHAFLARLAAIPYHWQALIVIVLGSFMVVLDTTIVNVALPRIIQVFQSDVNEGQLVLTGYMLALAVVMPATGYLSDTFGAKRTYMATVILFTLGSALCGLAPNIEGLIVFRVIQGLGGGMLMPLGMSILFQVAPANQRGTIMGVFGLPLLIAPVIGPTLGGYLVEYVDWRPIFTLNVPIGALAVLAGMVILRETPTRAGTRFDYVGFILSSIAFASAMLALERVPDDGWTDPYVVTLLLTAAAAFPCWIVVELAQEQPLLDLTVLKDRTFFVATLVNFVATIAMYSSLLLLPLFLQNVRGLGALETGLLLLPQALAAAVMMPISGKLLDRFGPKLVVIPGLLLLAFATWLLTDLDVGTPDSTIRWILLMRGLAMGLMMMPVTTVSMDTIPPHQISRASALSNVLRQLFGAFSTGIFATILLNRQQFHQALLAQNVNATNVAAVGLLNAVQTAMLERGLSLAAAQAAGLSALIKQVAVLATIQSFDDCFYLATLVSLCGLLPALWLKRGKKPMAGGGHAKDAVILD